One Saimiri boliviensis isolate mSaiBol1 chromosome 5, mSaiBol1.pri, whole genome shotgun sequence genomic window carries:
- the MAB21L4 gene encoding protein mab-21-like 4 isoform X3 has protein sequence MPAPAAPAAATAVQVPLWHHYLQAIRSRGAPRAQDFQRAEDVLLTVLERVHALDPRFVVDYSRGLEAFQFALRSSEDPLDMQVPLWVDAEALLIEEPEAAQPGDGPELCRLGVPREGAGLERWTTDDIFTASSEGDARCRGHIVPSKVLCVLRDLLVAAIVHCKHHSLIAPGSLNAASLREERLHLSLLVSSGWRTISFHVVPVVRRRRGVPALEGAQQMPGLPEGSLRRVLSQGVDLVPASAQLWRTSTDYLLTRLLGELGSLQGHRLDSLSVLDRVNHESWRDGGQTDGLTFGHLKGRLPLGVPRRVQAPLPTASWAAERFWHNCVLLELCNINAEDKEQAGPGLRPPPTPGSRWGYAVLGSRLG, from the exons AtgcccgcccccgccgcccccgccgcagCCACGGCTGTACAGGTGCCCCTGTGGCACCACTATCTGCAGGCCATCCGGTCCCGGGGGGCACCACGTGCTCAGGACTTCCAGCGCGCAGAGGACGTGCTGCTCACGGTGCTGGAGCGCGTGCACGCCCTGGACCCCCGCTTCGTCGTGGACTACTCCCGAGGCCTGGAGGCCTTTCAGTTCGCCCTGCGCTCCTCCGAGGACCCGCTGGACATGCAGGTGCCCCTGTGGGTGGACGCCGAGGCTCTGCTGATCGAGGAGCCAGAGGCCGCCCAGCCGGGGGATGGCCCCGAGTTATGCCGCCTGGGTGTGCCCAGGGAAGGGGCCGGCCTGGAGCGGTGGACCACCGACGACATCTTCACTGCCTCCTCGGAGGGGGACGCCAGGTGCCGTGGACACATTGTGCCCAGCAAGGTCCTGTGTGTCCTCAGGGACCTGCTGGTGGCGGCCATCGTCCACTGCAAGCACCACAGCCTCATCGCGCCAG GTTCGCTGAACGCGGCCAGCCTGAGGGAGGAGCGGCTACACCTGTCCTTGCTGGTGTCCAGCGGCTGGAGGACGATCAGCTTCCACGTGGTGCCGGTGGTGAGAAGGAGGCGTGGGGTTCCTGCACTGGAGGGGGCCCAGCAGATGCCTGGACTCCCTGAGGGCAGCCTGAGAAGGGTCCTCAGCCAAGGGGTGGACCTGGTGCCGGCCAGCGCCCAGCTCTGGAG GACCTCCACTGACTACCTGCTCACCAGGCTGCTGGGGGAGCTGGGCTCCCTGCAGGGCCATCGCCTGGACAGTCTCTCCGTCCTCGACCGGGTGAACCACGAGAGCTGGCGAGACGGTGGCCAGACCGACGGCCTGACCTTCGGCCACCTGAAG GGACGCCTCCCTCTGGGGGTTCCCAGGAGAGTCCAGGCCCCGCTGCCGACCGCTTCCTGGGCTGCAGAGAGATTCTGGCACAACTGTGTCCTCCTGGAGCTTTGTAACATCAATGCTGAGGACAAGGAACAGGCAGGGCCGGGACTCCGGCCCCCCCCAACCCCGGGAAGCAGGTGGGGCTACGCTGTCCTGGGGTCTCGGCTCGGCTGA
- the MAB21L4 gene encoding protein mab-21-like 4 isoform X1, which produces MPAPAAPAAATAVQVPLWHHYLQAIRSRGAPRAQDFQRAEDVLLTVLERVHALDPRFVVDYSRGLEAFQFALRSSEDPLDMQVPLWVDAEALLIEEPEAAQPGDGPELCRLGVPREGAGLERWTTDDIFTASSEGDARCRGHIVPSKVLCVLRDLLVAAIVHCKHHSLIAPGSLNAASLREERLHLSLLVSSGWRTISFHVVPVVRRRRGVPALEGAQQMPGLPEGSLRRVLSQGVDLVPASAQLWRTSTDYLLTRLLGELGSLQGHRLDSLSVLDRVNHESWRDGGQTDGLTFGHLKGRLPLGVPRRVQAPLPTASWAAERFWHNCVLLELCNINAEDKEQAGPGLRPPPTPGSRRRCCGPARSSRRPRTGRSCRAPCTACSWCCCAAWPRGGCPTSSTRSATCCRAAAWTWAPSTSARRASPASPRPPCASTPPTWAAAPRRASPPGSRRSCSCRPATPPTGPPPTSTSCWTSSRSSTSRTRTGSLPCRASSGRPGR; this is translated from the exons AtgcccgcccccgccgcccccgccgcagCCACGGCTGTACAGGTGCCCCTGTGGCACCACTATCTGCAGGCCATCCGGTCCCGGGGGGCACCACGTGCTCAGGACTTCCAGCGCGCAGAGGACGTGCTGCTCACGGTGCTGGAGCGCGTGCACGCCCTGGACCCCCGCTTCGTCGTGGACTACTCCCGAGGCCTGGAGGCCTTTCAGTTCGCCCTGCGCTCCTCCGAGGACCCGCTGGACATGCAGGTGCCCCTGTGGGTGGACGCCGAGGCTCTGCTGATCGAGGAGCCAGAGGCCGCCCAGCCGGGGGATGGCCCCGAGTTATGCCGCCTGGGTGTGCCCAGGGAAGGGGCCGGCCTGGAGCGGTGGACCACCGACGACATCTTCACTGCCTCCTCGGAGGGGGACGCCAGGTGCCGTGGACACATTGTGCCCAGCAAGGTCCTGTGTGTCCTCAGGGACCTGCTGGTGGCGGCCATCGTCCACTGCAAGCACCACAGCCTCATCGCGCCAG GTTCGCTGAACGCGGCCAGCCTGAGGGAGGAGCGGCTACACCTGTCCTTGCTGGTGTCCAGCGGCTGGAGGACGATCAGCTTCCACGTGGTGCCGGTGGTGAGAAGGAGGCGTGGGGTTCCTGCACTGGAGGGGGCCCAGCAGATGCCTGGACTCCCTGAGGGCAGCCTGAGAAGGGTCCTCAGCCAAGGGGTGGACCTGGTGCCGGCCAGCGCCCAGCTCTGGAG GACCTCCACTGACTACCTGCTCACCAGGCTGCTGGGGGAGCTGGGCTCCCTGCAGGGCCATCGCCTGGACAGTCTCTCCGTCCTCGACCGGGTGAACCACGAGAGCTGGCGAGACGGTGGCCAGACCGACGGCCTGACCTTCGGCCACCTGAAG GGACGCCTCCCTCTGGGGGTTCCCAGGAGAGTCCAGGCCCCGCTGCCGACCGCTTCCTGGGCTGCAGAGAGATTCTGGCACAACTGTGTCCTCCTGGAGCTTTGTAACATCAATGCTGAGGACAAGGAACAGGCAGGGCCGGGACTCCGGCCCCCCCCAACCCCGGGAAGCAG ACGGCGCTGCTGTGGGCCTGCGCGCTCTTCCCGGCGCCCGAGGACTGGGCGGAGCTGCAGGGCGCCGTGTACCGCGTGCTCGTGGTGCTGCTGTGCTGCCTGGCCACGCGGAGGCTGCCCCACTTCCTCCACCCGCAGCGCAACCTGCTGCAGGGCAGCGGCCTGGACCTGGGCGCCGTCTACCAGCGCGCGGAGGGCTTCGCCAGCCAGCCCGAGGCCGCCCTGCGCATCCACGCCACCCACCTGGGCCGCAGCCCCCCGCCGCGCGTCGCCTCCGGGCTCAAGGCGCTCCTGCAGCTGCCGGCCAGCGACCCCGCCTACTGGGCCACCGCCTACTTCGACGTCCTGCTGGACAAG TTCCAGGTCTTCAACATCCAGGACGAGGACCGGATCTCTGCCATGCAGGGCATCTTCCGGAAGACCAGGACGCTGA
- the MAB21L4 gene encoding protein mab-21-like 4 isoform X4 — MPAPAAPAAATAVQVPLWHHYLQAIRSRGAPRAQDFQRAEDVLLTVLERVHALDPRFVVDYSRGLEAFQFALRSSEDPLDMQVPLWVDAEALLIEEPEAAQPGDGPELCRLGVPREGAGLERWTTDDIFTASSEGDARCRGHIVPSKVLCVLRDLLVAAIVHCKHHSLIAPGSLNAASLREERLHLSLLVSSGWRTISFHVVPVVRRRRGVPALEGAQQMPGLPEGSLRRVLSQGVDLVPASAQLWRTSTDYLLTRLLGELGSLQGHRLDSLSVLDRVNHESWRDGGQTDGLTFGHLKGRLPLGVPRRVQAPLPTASWAAERFWHNCVLLELCNINAEDKEQAGPGLRPPPTPGSRVQGQWKRRA; from the exons AtgcccgcccccgccgcccccgccgcagCCACGGCTGTACAGGTGCCCCTGTGGCACCACTATCTGCAGGCCATCCGGTCCCGGGGGGCACCACGTGCTCAGGACTTCCAGCGCGCAGAGGACGTGCTGCTCACGGTGCTGGAGCGCGTGCACGCCCTGGACCCCCGCTTCGTCGTGGACTACTCCCGAGGCCTGGAGGCCTTTCAGTTCGCCCTGCGCTCCTCCGAGGACCCGCTGGACATGCAGGTGCCCCTGTGGGTGGACGCCGAGGCTCTGCTGATCGAGGAGCCAGAGGCCGCCCAGCCGGGGGATGGCCCCGAGTTATGCCGCCTGGGTGTGCCCAGGGAAGGGGCCGGCCTGGAGCGGTGGACCACCGACGACATCTTCACTGCCTCCTCGGAGGGGGACGCCAGGTGCCGTGGACACATTGTGCCCAGCAAGGTCCTGTGTGTCCTCAGGGACCTGCTGGTGGCGGCCATCGTCCACTGCAAGCACCACAGCCTCATCGCGCCAG GTTCGCTGAACGCGGCCAGCCTGAGGGAGGAGCGGCTACACCTGTCCTTGCTGGTGTCCAGCGGCTGGAGGACGATCAGCTTCCACGTGGTGCCGGTGGTGAGAAGGAGGCGTGGGGTTCCTGCACTGGAGGGGGCCCAGCAGATGCCTGGACTCCCTGAGGGCAGCCTGAGAAGGGTCCTCAGCCAAGGGGTGGACCTGGTGCCGGCCAGCGCCCAGCTCTGGAG GACCTCCACTGACTACCTGCTCACCAGGCTGCTGGGGGAGCTGGGCTCCCTGCAGGGCCATCGCCTGGACAGTCTCTCCGTCCTCGACCGGGTGAACCACGAGAGCTGGCGAGACGGTGGCCAGACCGACGGCCTGACCTTCGGCCACCTGAAG GGACGCCTCCCTCTGGGGGTTCCCAGGAGAGTCCAGGCCCCGCTGCCGACCGCTTCCTGGGCTGCAGAGAGATTCTGGCACAACTGTGTCCTCCTGGAGCTTTGTAACATCAATGCTGAGGACAAGGAACAGGCAGGGCCGGGACTCCGGCCCCCCCCAACCCCGGGAAGCAG GGTGCAGGGGCAGTGGAAGAGGAGGGCTTGA
- the MAB21L4 gene encoding protein mab-21-like 4 isoform X2, producing the protein MPAPAAPAAATAVQVPLWHHYLQAIRSRGAPRAQDFQRAEDVLLTVLERVHALDPRFVVDYSRGLEAFQFALRSSEDPLDMQVPLWVDAEALLIEEPEAAQPGDGPELCRLGVPREGAGLERWTTDDIFTASSEGDARCRGHIVPSKVLCVLRDLLVAAIVHCKHHSLIAPGSLNAASLREERLHLSLLVSSGWRTISFHVVPVVRRRRGVPALEGAQQMPGLPEGSLRRVLSQGVDLVPASAQLWRTSTDYLLTRLLGELGSLQGHRLDSLSVLDRVNHESWRDGGQTDGLTFGHLKTALLWACALFPAPEDWAELQGAVYRVLVVLLCCLATRRLPHFLHPQRNLLQGSGLDLGAVYQRAEGFASQPEAALRIHATHLGRSPPPRVASGLKALLQLPASDPAYWATAYFDVLLDKFQVFNIQDEDRISAMQGIFRKTRTLSSEES; encoded by the exons AtgcccgcccccgccgcccccgccgcagCCACGGCTGTACAGGTGCCCCTGTGGCACCACTATCTGCAGGCCATCCGGTCCCGGGGGGCACCACGTGCTCAGGACTTCCAGCGCGCAGAGGACGTGCTGCTCACGGTGCTGGAGCGCGTGCACGCCCTGGACCCCCGCTTCGTCGTGGACTACTCCCGAGGCCTGGAGGCCTTTCAGTTCGCCCTGCGCTCCTCCGAGGACCCGCTGGACATGCAGGTGCCCCTGTGGGTGGACGCCGAGGCTCTGCTGATCGAGGAGCCAGAGGCCGCCCAGCCGGGGGATGGCCCCGAGTTATGCCGCCTGGGTGTGCCCAGGGAAGGGGCCGGCCTGGAGCGGTGGACCACCGACGACATCTTCACTGCCTCCTCGGAGGGGGACGCCAGGTGCCGTGGACACATTGTGCCCAGCAAGGTCCTGTGTGTCCTCAGGGACCTGCTGGTGGCGGCCATCGTCCACTGCAAGCACCACAGCCTCATCGCGCCAG GTTCGCTGAACGCGGCCAGCCTGAGGGAGGAGCGGCTACACCTGTCCTTGCTGGTGTCCAGCGGCTGGAGGACGATCAGCTTCCACGTGGTGCCGGTGGTGAGAAGGAGGCGTGGGGTTCCTGCACTGGAGGGGGCCCAGCAGATGCCTGGACTCCCTGAGGGCAGCCTGAGAAGGGTCCTCAGCCAAGGGGTGGACCTGGTGCCGGCCAGCGCCCAGCTCTGGAG GACCTCCACTGACTACCTGCTCACCAGGCTGCTGGGGGAGCTGGGCTCCCTGCAGGGCCATCGCCTGGACAGTCTCTCCGTCCTCGACCGGGTGAACCACGAGAGCTGGCGAGACGGTGGCCAGACCGACGGCCTGACCTTCGGCCACCTGAAG ACGGCGCTGCTGTGGGCCTGCGCGCTCTTCCCGGCGCCCGAGGACTGGGCGGAGCTGCAGGGCGCCGTGTACCGCGTGCTCGTGGTGCTGCTGTGCTGCCTGGCCACGCGGAGGCTGCCCCACTTCCTCCACCCGCAGCGCAACCTGCTGCAGGGCAGCGGCCTGGACCTGGGCGCCGTCTACCAGCGCGCGGAGGGCTTCGCCAGCCAGCCCGAGGCCGCCCTGCGCATCCACGCCACCCACCTGGGCCGCAGCCCCCCGCCGCGCGTCGCCTCCGGGCTCAAGGCGCTCCTGCAGCTGCCGGCCAGCGACCCCGCCTACTGGGCCACCGCCTACTTCGACGTCCTGCTGGACAAG TTCCAGGTCTTCAACATCCAGGACGAGGACCGGATCTCTGCCATGCAGGGCATCTTCCGGAAGACCAGGACGCTGAGCAGCGAGGAGAGCTGA
- the MAB21L4 gene encoding protein mab-21-like 4 isoform X5 — protein MDTGSLNAASLREERLHLSLLVSSGWRTISFHVVPVVRRRRGVPALEGAQQMPGLPEGSLRRVLSQGVDLVPASAQLWRTSTDYLLTRLLGELGSLQGHRLDSLSVLDRVNHESWRDGGQTDGLTFGHLKTALLWACALFPAPEDWAELQGAVYRVLVVLLCCLATRRLPHFLHPQRNLLQGSGLDLGAVYQRAEGFASQPEAALRIHATHLGRSPPPRVASGLKALLQLPASDPAYWATAYFDVLLDKFQVFNIQDEDRISAMQGIFRKTRTLSSEES, from the exons ATGGACACAG GTTCGCTGAACGCGGCCAGCCTGAGGGAGGAGCGGCTACACCTGTCCTTGCTGGTGTCCAGCGGCTGGAGGACGATCAGCTTCCACGTGGTGCCGGTGGTGAGAAGGAGGCGTGGGGTTCCTGCACTGGAGGGGGCCCAGCAGATGCCTGGACTCCCTGAGGGCAGCCTGAGAAGGGTCCTCAGCCAAGGGGTGGACCTGGTGCCGGCCAGCGCCCAGCTCTGGAG GACCTCCACTGACTACCTGCTCACCAGGCTGCTGGGGGAGCTGGGCTCCCTGCAGGGCCATCGCCTGGACAGTCTCTCCGTCCTCGACCGGGTGAACCACGAGAGCTGGCGAGACGGTGGCCAGACCGACGGCCTGACCTTCGGCCACCTGAAG ACGGCGCTGCTGTGGGCCTGCGCGCTCTTCCCGGCGCCCGAGGACTGGGCGGAGCTGCAGGGCGCCGTGTACCGCGTGCTCGTGGTGCTGCTGTGCTGCCTGGCCACGCGGAGGCTGCCCCACTTCCTCCACCCGCAGCGCAACCTGCTGCAGGGCAGCGGCCTGGACCTGGGCGCCGTCTACCAGCGCGCGGAGGGCTTCGCCAGCCAGCCCGAGGCCGCCCTGCGCATCCACGCCACCCACCTGGGCCGCAGCCCCCCGCCGCGCGTCGCCTCCGGGCTCAAGGCGCTCCTGCAGCTGCCGGCCAGCGACCCCGCCTACTGGGCCACCGCCTACTTCGACGTCCTGCTGGACAAG TTCCAGGTCTTCAACATCCAGGACGAGGACCGGATCTCTGCCATGCAGGGCATCTTCCGGAAGACCAGGACGCTGAGCAGCGAGGAGAGCTGA
- the AGXT gene encoding alanine--glyoxylate aminotransferase isoform X2 — MFQALVKAKAALGPRAAGWVRTMASNQLLVAPPKALLKPLSVPTRLLLGPGPSNLSPRTMAAGGLQMIGHMHKEMYQIMDEIKEGVQYVFQTRNPLTLVISGSGHCALEAALVNVLEPGDSFLVGVNGIWGQRAADIGERLGAQVHPMTKDPGGHYTLQEVEEGLAQHKPVLLFLTHGESSSGVLQPLDGLGELCHRYKCLLLVDSVASLGGTPLYMDQQGIDILYSGSQKVLNAPPGTSLLSFSDTAKKKIYSRKTKPSSFYLDVKYLANIWGCDGQPRMYHHTTPVISLYSLREGLALLAEQGLENSWRRHREAAAYLHGRLQALGLRLFVKDPALRLPTVTTVAVPAGYDWKDIVSYLIDRCGIEITGGLGPSTGKVLRIGLLGCNATRENVDLVTEALRDALQHCPKKKL, encoded by the exons ATGTTCCAGGCTCTGGTCAAGGCCAAGGCAGCCCTGGGTCCCAGAGCAGCAGGTTGGGTGAGGACTATGGCCTCAAACCAGCTGCTGGTGGCACCCCCCAAGGCCCTGCTCAAGCCCCTCTCCGTCCCCACCCGGCTCCTGCTGGGGCCCGGCCCCTCCAACCTGTCTCCTCGCACCATGGCGGCTGGGGGGCTGCAGATGATCGGGCACATGCACAAGGAGATGTACCAG ATCATGGACGAGATCAAGGAAGGTGTCCAGTACGTGTTCCAGACCAGGAACCCGCTCACGCTGGTCATCAGTGGCTCAGGACACTGTGCCCTGGAGGCTGCCCTGGTCAACGTGCTGGAGCCGGGCGACTCCTTCCTGGTCGGGGTCAATGGCATCTGGGGGCAGCGAGCCGCAGACATCGGGGAGCGCCTCG GAGCGCAAGTGCACCCGATGACCAAGGACCCCGGAGGCCACTACACGctgcaggaggtggaggag ggcctggcccagcACAAGCCAGTGCTGCTGTTCTTGACCCACGGGGAGTCGTCCAGCGGCGTGCTGCAGCCCCTTGACGGCTTGGGGGAGCTCTGCCACAG GTACAAGTGCCTGCTCCTGGTGGACTCCGTGGCATCCCTGGGTGGGACCCCTCTGTACATGGACCAACAAG GCATCGACATCTTGTACTCGGGCTCCCAGAAGGTCCTGAACGCCCCTCCAGGGACCTCGCTCCTCTCCTTCAGCGACACCGCCAA GAAGAAGATCTACTCCCGCAAGACGAAGCCCTCCTCCTTCTACCTGGATGTCAAATACCTGGCCAACATCTGGGGCTGTGACGGCCAGCCCAGGAT GTACCACCACACGACCCCCGTCATCAGCCTGTACAGCCTGAGAGAGGGCCTGGCCCTCCTTGCGGAGCAG GGCCTGGAGAACAGCTGGCGCCGGCACCGCGAGGCCGCGGCGTATCTGCACGGGCGCCTGCAGGCGCTGGGGCTGCGGCTCTTCGTGAAGGACCCG GCGCTGCGGCTGCCCACGGTCACCACGGTGGCTGTGCCCGCCGGCTATGACTGGAAGGACATTGTCAGCTACCTCATCGACCGCTGTGGCATCGAGATCACCGGGGGCCTCGGGCCCTCCACGGGGAAG GTGCTGCGGATCGGGCTGCTGGGCTGCAATGCCACCCGTGAGAATGTGGACCTCGTGACAGAGGCCCTGAGGGACGCCCTGCAGCACTGCCCCAAAAAGAAGCTGTGA
- the AGXT gene encoding alanine--glyoxylate aminotransferase isoform X1, whose translation MFQALVKAKAALGPRAAGWVRTMASNQLLVAPPKALLKPLSVPTRLLLGPGPSNLSPRTMAAGGLQMIGHMHKEMYQIMDEIKEGVQYVFQTRNPLTLVISGSGHCALEAALVNVLEPGDSFLVGVNGIWGQRAADIGERLGAQVHPMTKDPGGHYTLQEVEEGLAQHKPVLLFLTHGESSSGVLQPLDGLGELCHRYKCLLLVDSVASLGGTPLYMDQQGIDILYSGSQKVLNAPPGTSLLSFSDTAKKKIYSRKTKPSSFYLDVKYLANIWGCDGQPRMYHHTTPVISLYSLREGLALLAEQGLENSWRRHREAAAYLHGRLQALGLRLFVKDPVRRPRRGQPRTHGEDEGLLPSPSVGTLGPEGEGPLPSGVAPAQGAATAPASDPGLRTACDLPGEVARPPPPPEGREPCPLQALSPPGPSGT comes from the exons ATGTTCCAGGCTCTGGTCAAGGCCAAGGCAGCCCTGGGTCCCAGAGCAGCAGGTTGGGTGAGGACTATGGCCTCAAACCAGCTGCTGGTGGCACCCCCCAAGGCCCTGCTCAAGCCCCTCTCCGTCCCCACCCGGCTCCTGCTGGGGCCCGGCCCCTCCAACCTGTCTCCTCGCACCATGGCGGCTGGGGGGCTGCAGATGATCGGGCACATGCACAAGGAGATGTACCAG ATCATGGACGAGATCAAGGAAGGTGTCCAGTACGTGTTCCAGACCAGGAACCCGCTCACGCTGGTCATCAGTGGCTCAGGACACTGTGCCCTGGAGGCTGCCCTGGTCAACGTGCTGGAGCCGGGCGACTCCTTCCTGGTCGGGGTCAATGGCATCTGGGGGCAGCGAGCCGCAGACATCGGGGAGCGCCTCG GAGCGCAAGTGCACCCGATGACCAAGGACCCCGGAGGCCACTACACGctgcaggaggtggaggag ggcctggcccagcACAAGCCAGTGCTGCTGTTCTTGACCCACGGGGAGTCGTCCAGCGGCGTGCTGCAGCCCCTTGACGGCTTGGGGGAGCTCTGCCACAG GTACAAGTGCCTGCTCCTGGTGGACTCCGTGGCATCCCTGGGTGGGACCCCTCTGTACATGGACCAACAAG GCATCGACATCTTGTACTCGGGCTCCCAGAAGGTCCTGAACGCCCCTCCAGGGACCTCGCTCCTCTCCTTCAGCGACACCGCCAA GAAGAAGATCTACTCCCGCAAGACGAAGCCCTCCTCCTTCTACCTGGATGTCAAATACCTGGCCAACATCTGGGGCTGTGACGGCCAGCCCAGGAT GTACCACCACACGACCCCCGTCATCAGCCTGTACAGCCTGAGAGAGGGCCTGGCCCTCCTTGCGGAGCAG GGCCTGGAGAACAGCTGGCGCCGGCACCGCGAGGCCGCGGCGTATCTGCACGGGCGCCTGCAGGCGCTGGGGCTGCGGCTCTTCGTGAAGGACCCGGTGAGGAGGCCCCGCCGCGGGCAGCCCCGCACCCATGGGGAGGACGAGGGGCTCTTGCCCAGCCCCTCAGTGGGGACGCTGGGTCCTGAGGGGGAGGGGCCGCTGCCCAGCGGTGTGGCCCCGGCCCAGGGAGCAGCCACAGCCCCCGCCTCGGACCCGGGTCTCAGGACGGCCTGCGATCTCCCAGGGGAGGTTGCCCGTCCCCCGCCGCCCCCTGAGGGGCGGGAACCCTGTCCCCTCCAGGCCCTTTCTCCCCCCGGCCCCTCTGGAACCTGA